In a single window of the Zea mays cultivar B73 chromosome 5, Zm-B73-REFERENCE-NAM-5.0, whole genome shotgun sequence genome:
- the LOC541896 gene encoding aquaporin TIP3-1 encodes MSTGVRPGRRFTVGRSEDATHPDTIRAAISEFIATAIFVFAAEGSVLSLGKMYHDMSTAGGLVAVALAHALALAVAVAVAVNISGGHVNPAVTFGALVGGRVSLVRAVLYWVAQLLGAVAATLLLRLATGGMRPPGFALASGVGDWHAVLLEAVMTFGLMYAYYATVIDPKRGHVGTIAPLAVGFLLGANVLAGGPFDGAGMNPARVFGPALVGWRWRHHWVYWLGPFLGAGLAGLVYEYLVIPSADAAVPHAHQPLAPEDY; translated from the exons ATGAGCACGGGCGTGCGACCGGGGCGGCGGTTCACGGTGGGGCGGAGCGAGGACGCCACGCACCCGGACACCATCCGCGCCGCCATCTCCGAGTTCATCGCCACCGCCATCTTCGTCTTCGCCGCCGAGGGATCCGTCCTCTCGCTCg GGAAGATGTACCACGACATGAGCACGGCGGGCGGCCTGGTGGCTGTGGCGCTGGCGCACGCGCTGGccctggccgtggccgtggcaGTGGCCGTCAACATCTCGGGCGGGCACGTGAACCCGGCGGTCACCTTCGGCGCGCTCGTCGGCGGCCGCGTCTCCCTCGTCCGCGCGGTCTTGTACTGGGTCGCGCAGCTGCTGGGCGCCGTCGCCGCCACGCTGCTCCTGCGGCTCGCCACGGGGGGCATGCGGCCGCCGGGGTTCGCGCTCGCGTCCGGGGTCGGGGACTGGCACGCCGTGCTGCTGGAGGCCGTCATGACGTTCGGCCTCATGTACGCCTACTACGCCACGGTGATCGACCCGAAGCGGGGGCACGTGGGCACCATCGCGCCGCTGGCCGTGGGCTTCCTGCTCGGCGCCAACGTGCTGGCGGGAGGGCCCTTCGACGGCGCAGGGATGAACCCGGCGCGGGTCTTCGGCCCGGCGCTCGTCGGGTGGCGGTGGAGGCACCACTGGGTGTACTGGCTGGGCCCTTTCCTCGGCGCCGGGCTTGCAGGGCTGGTGTACGAGTACCTGGTTATCCCGTCCGCCGACGCCGCCGTGCCCCACGCGCACCAGCCGCTCGCGCCAGAGGACTACTAG